From the genome of Virgibacillus siamensis, one region includes:
- the rfbA gene encoding glucose-1-phosphate thymidylyltransferase RfbA, with translation MKGIILAGGSGTRLSPSTDSINKHLLAVFDKPMIYYPLSVLMLGGIKDILIISTPQDRPRFEELLGDGTAFGIKLTHMEQTEPNGIPEAFILAEDFIGNDNITLILGDNIFYGQGFTTLFRRALENHNHATVFGYRVKDPERFGVVEFDHNQKAVSLQEKPTDPKSDFAVTGLYIFDSQAVTIAKQLKPSERGELEITDLNNEYLKKRQLDVQLLGRGFAWMDAGTHESLFEAAEFVKITQQRQGFKLACLEEIAYYMGYISQHALFKKGKAMEKTDYGRYLIEIAKRKHTEQYWEEIDRNPMLGLVENE, from the coding sequence ATGAAAGGTATCATACTTGCTGGCGGAAGCGGCACAAGATTATCACCGAGCACAGACAGTATAAACAAACACCTTCTTGCTGTATTTGATAAGCCGATGATTTATTATCCACTTTCCGTTCTTATGCTCGGTGGGATTAAGGACATTCTGATCATTAGTACACCTCAGGACAGACCGCGCTTTGAAGAACTTCTTGGTGATGGAACAGCATTTGGCATCAAACTGACCCATATGGAACAGACCGAACCAAACGGCATCCCGGAAGCATTTATCCTCGCAGAAGATTTCATCGGGAATGACAATATCACGCTGATTCTCGGCGACAATATTTTTTACGGACAGGGATTCACGACTTTGTTCCGGCGCGCATTGGAAAACCATAACCATGCAACAGTGTTCGGTTATCGGGTAAAGGATCCGGAGCGGTTCGGGGTTGTTGAATTTGACCACAACCAAAAAGCTGTATCACTGCAGGAAAAGCCCACTGATCCAAAATCCGACTTCGCTGTTACCGGGCTGTACATTTTTGATTCCCAGGCAGTTACGATAGCCAAACAATTGAAACCGTCGGAGCGCGGCGAATTGGAGATTACAGACCTGAATAATGAATACCTGAAAAAAAGACAGCTTGATGTTCAGCTTCTTGGCAGAGGTTTTGCCTGGATGGACGCGGGAACACATGAATCACTGTTTGAAGCAGCAGAATTTGTGAAAATCACCCAACAACGTCAAGGATTCAAACTCGCCTGTCTTGAAGAAATCGCCTACTATATGGGCTATATAAGCCAGCATGCATTATTTAAAAAAGGTAAAGCAATGGAAAAAACCGACTATGGCCGCTATTTAATTGAAATCGCCAAACGAAAACATACAGAGCAATACTGGGAAGAAATTGACCGAAATCCAATGTTAGGACTGGTGGAAAATGAATAA
- the rfbB gene encoding dTDP-glucose 4,6-dehydratase, producing the protein MNNTILVTGGSGFIGSNFITYFMEKHPGCRIINLDKITYAGNPNNLRQVEQLDNYRFIRGDITDEQLVNSIFTEFDITGVIHFAAESHVDRSIKNASSFVETNVLGTNVLLQAARNSWRDKGELTERRFHHISTDEIYGSLGNDGKFNEDTPYNPRNPYSASKAGANLLVNSYGATYGMNVIISSSSNNYGARQHEEKLIPTVISNALKGSSIPIYGDGQNIRDWLYVNDHCQALDLIYHQGNRMETYNIGGGNEKTNMELAITICDILDHLKPETYSYKELIKFAMDRLGHDRRYAVDDSKLRNELGWKPVTDLQTGLRKTVEWYVNKWDQVTL; encoded by the coding sequence ATGAATAATACAATTCTTGTAACAGGTGGATCCGGATTTATCGGGTCCAACTTTATTACTTATTTTATGGAAAAACATCCAGGCTGCCGGATTATTAATCTGGACAAGATCACTTACGCCGGGAATCCTAATAATTTACGTCAGGTGGAACAGTTGGACAACTACCGTTTTATCCGGGGTGACATTACAGATGAGCAGCTCGTGAACAGTATATTTACCGAATTTGACATTACAGGTGTCATCCATTTTGCCGCTGAATCACATGTTGATCGATCCATCAAAAATGCATCATCCTTTGTTGAAACAAATGTGTTAGGCACGAATGTATTGCTGCAGGCTGCGCGTAATTCCTGGCGGGATAAAGGTGAATTGACTGAACGGCGGTTTCACCATATTTCCACCGATGAAATATACGGATCTTTAGGTAATGATGGGAAATTTAATGAAGACACCCCGTACAACCCGCGCAACCCCTACAGTGCATCAAAGGCCGGGGCAAACTTACTGGTCAACAGTTACGGGGCCACTTATGGAATGAATGTCATTATTTCTTCAAGCTCCAACAATTACGGTGCACGGCAGCATGAAGAGAAGTTAATTCCCACGGTTATTTCCAACGCGTTGAAAGGAAGTTCCATTCCCATTTACGGAGACGGGCAAAACATCAGAGACTGGCTGTATGTAAACGATCATTGTCAAGCCCTGGACCTTATTTATCATCAAGGCAATCGGATGGAAACGTATAATATCGGCGGCGGAAATGAAAAAACAAATATGGAACTCGCCATCACTATATGCGATATATTAGATCATCTGAAACCGGAGACTTACAGTTATAAGGAATTAATCAAATTTGCCATGGATCGGCTTGGCCATGACCGGCGTTATGCAGTAGACGATTCAAAATTACGGAATGAACTGGGCTGGAAACCGGTAACCGACCTGCAAACCGGATTGCGAAAAACTGTTGAATGGTATGTAAACAAATGGGATCAAGTTACCCTTTAA
- a CDS encoding glycosyltransferase family 2 protein → MGSSYPLISVVVPVYGCEVCLKELCSRVTKTIEKIPAHFEIILINDASPDNAWETITQLSASDERIKGIDLARNFGQHHAITAGLDYTVGDWIVVMDCDLQDQPEEIENLYQKALEGYEVVFGNRTIRQDNWFKRHTSKLFYQVYDYLSGRTSDHTIANFSISSKKVVEGFRRMREQNRFFPLFIQWMGYKTGTVRVEHSARKEGKTSYNLKKLVTLATDAIISQSNKPLRLSIQFGFLIALGSFIYGLYLFIRYFFLAQPVQGWTSVMVSIYFIGGLIFFNFGVLGLYLGKVFNEAKGRPLYLIRDTTEDLKERR, encoded by the coding sequence ATGGGATCAAGTTACCCTTTAATTTCTGTCGTTGTACCGGTTTATGGCTGTGAGGTTTGTCTGAAGGAACTATGCAGCCGTGTTACGAAAACGATTGAAAAAATACCAGCCCATTTTGAAATCATTTTAATTAACGATGCAAGCCCTGACAATGCTTGGGAAACTATTACACAGCTCTCTGCCAGCGATGAGCGGATTAAAGGTATTGATCTGGCAAGAAATTTTGGTCAACATCACGCCATCACCGCCGGACTGGATTATACGGTTGGAGACTGGATTGTTGTCATGGATTGCGATCTTCAGGATCAGCCCGAGGAAATTGAAAACCTTTACCAAAAAGCACTCGAAGGATATGAAGTGGTATTCGGCAACCGGACCATACGACAGGATAACTGGTTCAAACGGCATACATCAAAACTGTTCTACCAGGTATATGACTATTTATCCGGGCGAACTTCGGATCATACGATAGCCAATTTTAGCATCAGTTCCAAAAAAGTCGTGGAAGGTTTCCGGCGGATGCGGGAACAAAACCGCTTCTTCCCCCTGTTTATCCAATGGATGGGCTACAAGACCGGAACTGTTCGTGTTGAACACAGTGCCCGTAAAGAAGGTAAGACTTCCTATAATCTTAAAAAACTGGTCACCCTTGCAACTGATGCAATTATTTCCCAGTCGAATAAACCGCTCCGATTATCCATTCAGTTTGGATTTTTAATAGCCCTAGGTTCTTTTATTTATGGGCTGTATCTGTTTATTCGATACTTTTTCCTGGCACAACCGGTTCAGGGGTGGACCAGTGTAATGGTCTCCATCTACTTTATAGGCGGATTGATTTTTTTCAATTTCGGTGTTCTTGGACTCTATCTCGGAAAAGTGTTTAATGAGGCTAAAGGACGTCCACTCTATCTGATACGCGATACGACAGAAGACTTAAAAGAACGGAGATGA
- a CDS encoding GNAT family N-acetyltransferase — protein METLRETPWDKRNFNINTYEVLDYSETTLQKTDNLEGHFTLKVNPLESPELLLKHGFYYMDTLIEPVCQRENLNIFYKEGTSISKDYDPDEILQIANEAFMHGRFHRDFHIPDNLADLRYANWVNDLIKNDSIFALKDHGRTVGFYAYDQDKVLLLGITQEYRKKGLAKTFTSQGCQKQFTFGYDQLRTSISAANVASLNLFQALGFKLSKTIDVYHKMNGPGV, from the coding sequence ATGGAAACACTCAGAGAGACGCCATGGGATAAACGGAATTTCAACATCAACACCTACGAAGTACTTGATTATTCCGAAACAACCCTTCAAAAAACCGACAATCTTGAAGGACACTTCACATTAAAAGTCAATCCGCTGGAAAGTCCTGAACTGTTATTAAAACACGGATTTTATTATATGGACACGTTAATAGAACCTGTCTGCCAGCGGGAAAACCTGAATATCTTCTATAAAGAAGGAACTTCCATTTCTAAGGATTACGATCCTGATGAAATATTGCAAATTGCTAATGAAGCCTTTATGCACGGGCGATTTCACCGTGATTTTCACATACCTGATAACCTGGCCGATTTACGCTACGCAAACTGGGTAAATGACCTCATTAAGAATGATTCTATTTTTGCATTAAAAGATCATGGCCGGACAGTAGGGTTTTACGCTTACGACCAGGATAAAGTTCTGCTTCTCGGCATCACACAAGAATACCGGAAAAAAGGGCTTGCAAAAACATTTACCAGCCAGGGATGTCAGAAACAGTTTACCTTTGGATATGATCAGCTTCGCACCTCTATTTCAGCGGCGAACGTTGCATCACTGAATTTGTTCCAGGCACTCGGATTCAAGCTTTCGAAAACCATTGATGTCTATCATAAAATGAATGGTCCGGGCGTGTAG
- a CDS encoding EamA family transporter, with protein MGYFYIFATIFFTVYGQLILKWKIDQAGSLPQDWSDKLIFLVQLLLHPWILSGFLSAFIASLFWMAAMTKFNISYAYPFMSLSFVLVFVLSVFLFGDPVTVQKVIGLALIVAGIIVTSQSL; from the coding sequence ATGGGTTATTTTTATATATTTGCAACCATCTTTTTTACGGTATATGGTCAATTGATTCTGAAATGGAAAATTGATCAGGCAGGCAGCCTGCCACAGGATTGGTCCGACAAATTAATATTTCTCGTGCAGCTGCTGCTTCATCCATGGATACTATCCGGGTTCCTGTCCGCATTTATTGCATCATTATTCTGGATGGCCGCTATGACAAAATTTAACATCAGCTATGCCTATCCATTTATGAGTCTGTCATTTGTACTTGTTTTTGTGTTATCGGTGTTTTTATTTGGGGATCCGGTGACGGTTCAAAAAGTTATCGGATTAGCTCTGATTGTAGCGGGCATTATTGTAACCAGTCAATCATTGTGA
- the rffA gene encoding dTDP-4-amino-4,6-dideoxygalactose transaminase produces MIPFNKPCYVGSEEEVIKEALQQTKLSGNGPFGKKCAEWLEQQLKCEKALLTPSCTAALEMTALLIDAGPGDEIIMPSYTFVSTANAFALRGASIRFVDVDPATMNVSPSAVKAAITSKTKAIVVVHYAGISCDMDAVMDIARKETLWVIEDAAQALMSTYKGKPLGAIGHFGTISFHETKNYTCGEGGALIINDVDAVERAEILQEKGTNRKQFFRGVVDKYSWRDIGSSYLLSDINAAYLSVQLQHAGQILTERMNCWDRYFEGLSDVDEIGIPFVPASCKHNAHMFYIKTDEAQKLIAYLEERDILAVTHFVPLHTSHAGRKFGKMAGMDQHTSAESERLVRLPLYYGMEEEAVDYVVNHVKNYFSA; encoded by the coding sequence ATGATTCCGTTCAACAAACCATGTTATGTAGGAAGTGAAGAAGAAGTCATTAAAGAAGCACTGCAACAAACGAAACTTTCCGGTAATGGTCCATTCGGCAAAAAATGTGCGGAGTGGCTTGAGCAGCAGCTAAAATGTGAGAAAGCACTCCTCACCCCTTCCTGTACTGCGGCCCTGGAAATGACAGCGCTGTTGATTGATGCAGGACCCGGAGATGAAATTATTATGCCATCCTATACATTTGTTTCAACTGCAAACGCATTTGCACTGAGAGGGGCTTCGATACGGTTTGTGGATGTTGACCCGGCAACCATGAATGTATCCCCTTCTGCCGTCAAAGCCGCTATCACTTCCAAGACAAAAGCCATTGTTGTCGTCCATTATGCAGGTATATCCTGTGATATGGATGCCGTTATGGATATCGCCAGAAAGGAAACTTTATGGGTAATTGAGGATGCAGCACAAGCATTAATGAGTACGTATAAAGGAAAACCACTTGGTGCAATCGGTCACTTTGGCACAATCAGTTTTCATGAAACGAAAAACTATACGTGTGGTGAAGGCGGAGCATTAATCATTAATGATGTCGATGCAGTTGAACGTGCCGAAATTTTACAGGAAAAAGGAACAAACCGGAAACAGTTTTTCCGTGGCGTGGTAGATAAATATTCCTGGCGTGATATTGGCTCATCCTACCTGTTGAGTGATATCAATGCAGCTTATTTATCCGTACAGCTGCAGCATGCCGGACAAATCTTGACAGAGCGGATGAACTGCTGGGACCGTTATTTCGAGGGTCTGAGTGATGTCGATGAAATCGGTATTCCATTTGTTCCGGCCAGTTGTAAACACAATGCGCACATGTTTTACATAAAAACAGACGAGGCGCAAAAGTTAATTGCCTATCTGGAAGAACGTGACATATTAGCAGTAACACATTTTGTACCGCTGCATACTTCACATGCCGGAAGAAAATTTGGAAAAATGGCAGGTATGGACCAGCACACATCTGCAGAAAGTGAACGGCTTGTCCGTTTGCCATTATATTACGGGATGGAGGAAGAGGCTGTCGATTATGTGGTCAACCATGTTAAAAACTATTTCAGCGCATAA
- a CDS encoding DUF6044 family protein, whose protein sequence is MWSTMLKTISAHKQILVACLVIIAYLMPYYILGEDTHIRVHDNLDSNIVWYKLLVESGQFFSMGTLPNIINGLPRSTLASPFDVMVWLNVLLEPMTAYTVGQTVMRFVAFTGMYLLLRRKVNSIWITSGAALGFALLPFWPSGLLSIAGLPLALHLFLNFRKHGWKTPVYHWIILLLFPFFSSFILTFVFFLGLMGVIWIIDWIRSKKSNWAFFTAISFMTLLYLVKNYILIYSMFFSEGFTSHREALNLGHNNLAETFELFMHNFIHGHTHDMAVHTKIILPVIGVALVVAAWRKIKPKLLIGLILFNALLSLWYAFWYWEGWRMIKDNFMIANTFNFSRIHFLDPMIWYICFALALWILWRYLSFGKVLVSILLVAQLLILIGLNEEIKYSSIGTPTFAEFYSENLFADIQEYIGKDPSEYRVVSIATHPTIAQYNGFYTLDTYNNSFPLSYKHKFRKIIAPELEKNATLENYFDTWGGRLYMYVAELGKHYLFTKDSNKVLDHLNINTAALRNLGGDYVLSALPIKNHRENDLIFERSFTTNASPWKIYLYKVEPD, encoded by the coding sequence ATGTGGTCAACCATGTTAAAAACTATTTCAGCGCATAAACAAATACTAGTGGCATGTTTGGTTATTATCGCATATTTGATGCCCTATTATATACTTGGCGAAGATACACATATCCGGGTTCACGATAACCTGGATTCTAATATTGTCTGGTATAAGCTTCTTGTGGAAAGCGGACAATTTTTTTCCATGGGAACACTGCCAAACATCATTAATGGTCTGCCAAGAAGTACGCTGGCTTCCCCGTTTGATGTGATGGTATGGCTGAATGTGCTTTTGGAACCAATGACGGCATATACTGTCGGGCAAACGGTGATGCGATTTGTCGCGTTTACCGGTATGTACCTACTGTTACGGCGGAAAGTTAATTCAATATGGATTACAAGCGGAGCAGCACTCGGGTTTGCCCTGCTCCCTTTTTGGCCATCAGGATTACTGTCAATTGCCGGACTGCCGCTTGCACTGCATCTCTTTTTGAACTTTCGCAAGCATGGCTGGAAAACACCTGTTTATCATTGGATTATTTTATTGCTGTTTCCATTCTTTTCAAGCTTTATTCTGACATTCGTATTTTTCCTTGGATTGATGGGTGTTATCTGGATTATAGATTGGATCCGCTCGAAGAAAAGTAATTGGGCATTTTTCACTGCCATTTCCTTCATGACCCTGCTGTATCTGGTCAAAAACTACATATTGATTTACAGCATGTTTTTCAGTGAAGGTTTTACTTCACATAGAGAGGCACTTAATCTGGGACACAACAATTTAGCTGAAACATTCGAATTGTTTATGCACAATTTTATTCACGGGCATACGCATGATATGGCGGTTCATACAAAAATCATCCTGCCTGTTATTGGTGTGGCATTGGTCGTGGCCGCCTGGCGCAAGATTAAACCAAAGCTGCTTATTGGACTGATTTTATTCAATGCACTGCTTTCCCTTTGGTATGCATTCTGGTACTGGGAAGGTTGGCGCATGATAAAAGACAATTTTATGATTGCCAATACCTTTAATTTCAGCCGCATCCATTTTCTTGATCCGATGATCTGGTATATTTGTTTTGCTCTGGCATTGTGGATTCTATGGCGATATCTGTCATTTGGAAAAGTGCTTGTATCGATATTACTGGTGGCACAACTGCTGATTTTGATTGGGCTCAATGAAGAGATAAAATACAGTTCTATCGGCACCCCGACTTTTGCTGAGTTTTATTCGGAAAATTTATTTGCAGACATTCAAGAATATATCGGGAAAGATCCATCAGAATACCGCGTAGTGAGCATTGCCACGCATCCAACAATTGCACAATACAACGGTTTCTATACATTGGATACATACAACAACAGTTTTCCACTTTCCTATAAGCACAAGTTCCGAAAAATCATCGCACCGGAACTGGAAAAAAACGCGACACTGGAAAACTATTTTGATACATGGGGCGGCAGACTTTACATGTACGTTGCGGAACTCGGCAAACATTATTTGTTTACAAAGGACAGTAATAAAGTACTTGATCATCTGAACATCAACACAGCAGCACTGCGTAATCTTGGCGGCGACTACGTACTGTCTGCCCTTCCGATTAAGAACCACCGGGAGAACGATTTAATATTTGAACGAAGCTTCACGACAAATGCATCACCATGGAAAATATACCTGTATAAAGTGGAACCTGACTAA